A portion of the Oncorhynchus gorbuscha isolate QuinsamMale2020 ecotype Even-year linkage group LG19, OgorEven_v1.0, whole genome shotgun sequence genome contains these proteins:
- the LOC124004740 gene encoding glutathione S-transferase kappa 1-like isoform X3, giving the protein MTWSLPTHGSALRNVWNIDLKLRPAFLGGIMQGSGNKPPGLVPNKFLYMTTDLHRLAQYFQVPISLPADPFEAMFEKGSLSAMRFVAAVQEREVGGDKQVEQVSRELWMRIWSQDKDITQPASLSEAAMKAGLSASEVEELLKLSTSKEIKDKLKRSTQEALDHRAFGFPLAVCHVNGKAEVFFGSDRFELIADCIGEKWMGPQPAAAKL; this is encoded by the exons ATGACGTGGTCTCTCCCTACTCATGGCTCGGCTTTGAG AAATGTGTGGAACATTGACCTTAAACTACGTCCTGCGTTCTTGGGTGGCATCATGCAAGGATCAG GTAATAAGCCCCCAGGTCTGGTCCCAAACAAGTTCCTGTATATGACCACAGACCTGCACCGTCTAGCCCAGTACTTCCAGGTCCCCATCAGTCTCCCTGCTGACCCCTTTGAGGCCATGTTCGAAAAAG GCTCGCTGTCTGCCATGCGCTTTGTGGCGGCGGTacaggagagggaggtgggaggagataAGCAGGTAGAGCAGGTGTCACGGGAGCTGTGGATGAGGATCTGGAGCCAAGACAAAGACATTACCCAGCCTGCATCACTCTCTGAG GCAGCCATGAAGGCGGGGCTCTCAGCCAGTGAGGTGGAAGAGCTGCTGAAACTGTCCACCTCTAAGGAAATCAAAGACAAGCTGAAGAGATCCACCCAGGAAGCACTGGACCATAGG GCCTTTGGTTTTCCTCTGGCTGTGTGTCATGTGAATGGAAAGGCGGAGGTGTTCTTTGGCTCTGACCGGTTTGAGCTCATTGCCGACTGCATAG GAGAGAAGTGGATGGGACCCCAGCCTGCTGCTGCCAAACTGTGA
- the LOC124004740 gene encoding glutathione S-transferase kappa 1-like isoform X2, whose product MKMLQMASSRKVIELFYDVVSPYSWLGFEVMCRYRNVWNIDLKLRPAFLGGIMQGSGNKPPGLVPNKFLYMTTDLHRLAQYFQVPISLPADPFEAMFEKGSLSAMRFVAAVQEREVGGDKQVEQVSRELWMRIWSQDKDITQPASLSEAAMKAGLSASEVEELLKLSTSKEIKDKLKRSTQEALDHRAFGFPLAVCHVNGKAEVFFGSDRFELIADCIGEKWMGPQPAAAKL is encoded by the exons ATGAAAATGTTACAG ATGGCAAGTTCCAGGAAAGTGATTGAACTGTTTTATGACGTGGTCTCTCCCTACTCATGGCTCGGCTTTGAG GTCATGTGCCGTTACAGAAATGTGTGGAACATTGACCTTAAACTACGTCCTGCGTTCTTGGGTGGCATCATGCAAGGATCAG GTAATAAGCCCCCAGGTCTGGTCCCAAACAAGTTCCTGTATATGACCACAGACCTGCACCGTCTAGCCCAGTACTTCCAGGTCCCCATCAGTCTCCCTGCTGACCCCTTTGAGGCCATGTTCGAAAAAG GCTCGCTGTCTGCCATGCGCTTTGTGGCGGCGGTacaggagagggaggtgggaggagataAGCAGGTAGAGCAGGTGTCACGGGAGCTGTGGATGAGGATCTGGAGCCAAGACAAAGACATTACCCAGCCTGCATCACTCTCTGAG GCAGCCATGAAGGCGGGGCTCTCAGCCAGTGAGGTGGAAGAGCTGCTGAAACTGTCCACCTCTAAGGAAATCAAAGACAAGCTGAAGAGATCCACCCAGGAAGCACTGGACCATAGG GCCTTTGGTTTTCCTCTGGCTGTGTGTCATGTGAATGGAAAGGCGGAGGTGTTCTTTGGCTCTGACCGGTTTGAGCTCATTGCCGACTGCATAG GAGAGAAGTGGATGGGACCCCAGCCTGCTGCTGCCAAACTGTGA
- the LOC124004740 gene encoding glutathione S-transferase kappa 1-like isoform X1 encodes MASSRKVIELFYDVVSPYSWLGFEVMCRYRNVWNIDLKLRPAFLGGIMQGSGNKPPGLVPNKFLYMTTDLHRLAQYFQVPISLPADPFEAMFEKGSLSAMRFVAAVQEREVGGDKQVEQVSRELWMRIWSQDKDITQPASLSEAAMKAGLSASEVEELLKLSTSKEIKDKLKRSTQEALDHRAFGFPLAVCHVNGKAEVFFGSDRFELIADCIGEKWMGPQPAAAKL; translated from the exons ATGGCAAGTTCCAGGAAAGTGATTGAACTGTTTTATGACGTGGTCTCTCCCTACTCATGGCTCGGCTTTGAG GTCATGTGCCGTTACAGAAATGTGTGGAACATTGACCTTAAACTACGTCCTGCGTTCTTGGGTGGCATCATGCAAGGATCAG GTAATAAGCCCCCAGGTCTGGTCCCAAACAAGTTCCTGTATATGACCACAGACCTGCACCGTCTAGCCCAGTACTTCCAGGTCCCCATCAGTCTCCCTGCTGACCCCTTTGAGGCCATGTTCGAAAAAG GCTCGCTGTCTGCCATGCGCTTTGTGGCGGCGGTacaggagagggaggtgggaggagataAGCAGGTAGAGCAGGTGTCACGGGAGCTGTGGATGAGGATCTGGAGCCAAGACAAAGACATTACCCAGCCTGCATCACTCTCTGAG GCAGCCATGAAGGCGGGGCTCTCAGCCAGTGAGGTGGAAGAGCTGCTGAAACTGTCCACCTCTAAGGAAATCAAAGACAAGCTGAAGAGATCCACCCAGGAAGCACTGGACCATAGG GCCTTTGGTTTTCCTCTGGCTGTGTGTCATGTGAATGGAAAGGCGGAGGTGTTCTTTGGCTCTGACCGGTTTGAGCTCATTGCCGACTGCATAG GAGAGAAGTGGATGGGACCCCAGCCTGCTGCTGCCAAACTGTGA